The following coding sequences are from one Hymenobacter sp. DG25A window:
- a CDS encoding regulatory protein RecX — protein sequence MFQSSKKKSYTPAEALQKIAAFCTYQERNFKEVEAKLREYGLDEDEAGEIIIRLSREKLLDEERYAKSFVRGKYRQKKWGRRRIQQELKQKGISEFCIKAGMKEIDGDEYYQNLVDLLEKKDAQEKERHPAKRRQKLMQFLTLKGYESDLIRMAMDDLGKEPEAED from the coding sequence ATGTTTCAGTCTTCGAAAAAGAAAAGTTATACGCCTGCTGAGGCGCTTCAGAAAATAGCCGCGTTCTGCACCTACCAGGAGCGCAACTTTAAAGAAGTGGAAGCCAAGCTGCGCGAGTATGGCCTGGACGAAGACGAAGCCGGGGAAATTATTATCCGTCTGAGCCGCGAGAAACTGCTGGACGAGGAGCGCTACGCCAAAAGCTTTGTGCGCGGCAAATACCGCCAGAAGAAGTGGGGCCGCCGCCGCATTCAGCAGGAGCTCAAGCAGAAAGGCATTTCCGAGTTCTGCATTAAGGCCGGCATGAAGGAAATTGACGGCGACGAGTACTACCAGAACCTGGTAGACCTGCTGGAGAAGAAAGATGCCCAGGAAAAAGAGCGGCACCCGGCTAAGCGCCGCCAGAAGCTGATGCAGTTCCTGACGCTGAAAGGCTACGAATCGGACCTGATCCGGATGGCTATGGACGACCTGGGTAAAGAGCCTGAGGCGGAAGATTAA
- a CDS encoding GNAT family N-acetyltransferase, giving the protein MTAATNFLPGLPHLPTITTSRLQLRWLTPADVPALFTIFSDPAVMRYWSRPPMTAAAEAAALQTQIAEHFASRSLFQWGLARRSDDVVIGTGTLYSLSSTNQHAGIGYALGSAHWRQGYGSEAVAGLVEFAFTELALHRLEADVDPRNTASRRCLERIGFQQEGYQRERYFLYEEWQDAVLYGLLQSEYKPAALLGG; this is encoded by the coding sequence ATGACTGCCGCTACCAATTTCCTGCCCGGACTCCCGCACCTACCCACCATTACGACCAGCCGTTTACAGCTGCGCTGGCTTACGCCCGCCGATGTGCCCGCATTATTTACCATTTTCTCTGACCCCGCCGTGATGCGCTACTGGAGCCGCCCGCCCATGACGGCGGCAGCCGAAGCGGCAGCCCTGCAGACCCAGATAGCAGAACACTTTGCCAGCCGCAGCCTATTCCAATGGGGCCTAGCACGACGCTCTGATGATGTAGTGATTGGTACGGGTACGTTGTACAGCCTCAGCAGCACAAATCAGCATGCGGGTATTGGGTATGCACTGGGCTCCGCGCATTGGCGGCAGGGCTACGGCTCCGAGGCCGTGGCAGGGCTGGTAGAATTTGCCTTCACCGAGCTGGCCTTACACCGCCTGGAGGCAGATGTAGATCCGCGCAATACGGCCTCCCGGCGCTGCCTGGAGCGCATCGGGTTTCAGCAGGAAGGCTACCAGCGGGAACGGTATTTCCTGTACGAGGAATGGCAGGACGCCGTATTGTATGGCCTTTTGCAATCGGAGTATAAGCCAGCGGCTTTGCTCGGTGGTTAA
- a CDS encoding DUF4230 domain-containing protein, with protein sequence MPLARLLRQLLPLAFLLVLGWFLWKKVEPALTGFDPLRADPRVTVTHNTVLQKVENLGRLELVRYRFKDVVEYKKSTYRFLPEAKVALIVAGDAVGCLDLRKVRPQDVVFEGDSVVRIALPPAELCTWQVDHSASKVYSVENGFFQDAELVDEGYRYAEKNVRRAALQSGILAQTTQNAELILRPMLETMTGRRVVLTQQMTVPTLPKRR encoded by the coding sequence ATGCCATTAGCCCGCTTACTACGTCAACTGCTGCCCCTCGCGTTTCTCCTGGTGCTGGGGTGGTTTCTGTGGAAGAAAGTAGAGCCCGCCCTCACCGGTTTCGACCCGCTACGGGCCGACCCGCGCGTAACTGTAACGCACAACACGGTGCTGCAGAAAGTGGAAAACCTGGGCCGGCTGGAGCTCGTGCGCTATCGTTTTAAAGATGTAGTGGAGTATAAAAAAAGCACCTACCGCTTCCTGCCCGAGGCCAAAGTGGCCCTCATTGTGGCCGGAGATGCTGTGGGCTGCCTGGATTTGCGCAAGGTGCGCCCGCAGGACGTAGTATTTGAAGGCGACTCGGTAGTGCGCATAGCGCTGCCCCCGGCCGAGCTGTGCACCTGGCAGGTAGACCACAGTGCCAGCAAGGTGTACAGCGTAGAAAACGGATTTTTTCAGGATGCTGAGCTGGTAGATGAAGGCTACCGCTACGCCGAGAAAAATGTGCGCCGCGCCGCCCTCCAATCCGGTATTCTGGCCCAGACTACCCAAAACGCGGAGTTGATTCTGCGCCCCATGCTGGAAACCATGACCGGCCGCCGCGTAGTGCTTACCCAGCAAATGACGGTACCCACCTTGCCTAAGCGGCGGTAA
- a CDS encoding 1-aminocyclopropane-1-carboxylate deaminase/D-cysteine desulfhydrase: MNREAEELHQLVLQELAEPVALTRGVRLVLLRDDLTHPELPGNKWRKLKYNLQEARRQRHHTLLTFGGAYSNHLAAVAAAGRLTGLRTIGVVRGEELQNRPIQALNPTLAQAVADGMQLLYLDRTTYRRKQEPDVLADLLQETGPAYVIPEGGSNALALPGCAELVTALQSQMPFDYLCVACGTGGTLAGLLTGLQGTQQAVGVAALKGGEFLRQEVDGLTLAATGQAFTNYDLQTGYHAGGYARFSPEILGFIRSFQERHGVLLDPVYTGKMLWAVLDLLTKGYFPPGSTVVAVHTGGLQGWAGFRQRFGSRSAWWPEEKDL; this comes from the coding sequence ATGAATCGGGAAGCAGAAGAGTTGCATCAGCTGGTACTGCAGGAGTTGGCTGAGCCCGTTGCCCTAACACGCGGGGTACGGCTGGTGCTGCTGCGCGATGACCTGACGCACCCTGAGCTGCCCGGCAACAAATGGCGCAAGCTTAAATACAACCTGCAGGAGGCCCGGCGCCAGAGACATCATACCCTGCTCACTTTTGGGGGCGCTTATTCCAACCACCTGGCTGCCGTGGCCGCCGCCGGCCGCCTGACCGGCCTGCGTACCATTGGCGTAGTGCGCGGCGAGGAGCTGCAAAACCGCCCAATACAGGCGCTGAACCCTACGCTGGCCCAGGCAGTAGCCGATGGGATGCAGCTCCTGTACCTGGACCGTACCACCTACCGACGCAAGCAGGAACCGGATGTGCTGGCCGATCTTCTCCAAGAAACCGGGCCGGCGTATGTAATTCCCGAAGGCGGTTCCAATGCGTTGGCCTTACCCGGTTGCGCTGAGCTGGTAACAGCGCTGCAAAGCCAAATGCCATTTGATTATCTATGCGTGGCCTGCGGCACAGGCGGCACGCTGGCCGGCCTGCTCACCGGCCTGCAGGGCACTCAGCAGGCAGTTGGAGTAGCGGCTTTAAAAGGAGGGGAGTTTCTGCGCCAGGAAGTGGATGGTTTAACGCTAGCCGCTACCGGCCAGGCTTTCACCAACTACGATTTACAGACGGGGTATCATGCCGGCGGCTACGCCCGATTCTCACCGGAGATACTCGGGTTTATTCGCTCGTTTCAGGAGCGCCATGGCGTGCTGCTTGACCCTGTTTATACCGGCAAGATGCTCTGGGCCGTGCTGGACCTGCTCACGAAGGGGTATTTCCCGCCGGGCAGTACGGTAGTAGCCGTGCACACCGGCGGTCTGCAGGGGTGGGCCGGCTTCCGGCAACGCTTCGGGAGCCGCAGCGCGTGGTGGCCGGAGGAGAAGGACTTATAG
- a CDS encoding YfhO family protein: MTTVTSGPAPLWRRVLPHLLAVVFFLVLVAVYFSPILFDGKTLSQHDIVQFNGGAHEAAQYREVTGKEALWTNSMFSGMPTYLISTRFPGDLSLYLHQLFTLHLPAVVANLFLALLCGYVLFIALGVRPLLATVGAIALGFTSYNLIILAAGHNTKSLALAYAPLVLAGLLVTFRRNKLLGMALFALGLAMNLRSNHLQITYYLLLLVLVFGVVELIFAIRNNRLPDFLSRTALLGVAALLAVGVSFGRLYTTLEYGKYSIRGRSELTTPPPTAPGQAPAATEEGVGSGLDRDYAFGWSYGVGETITLLVPNYYGGASQGKLSESSETAKALSALGVPPMQLKDYLAQLPLYWGAQPSTSGPVYLGAGIMMLFFLGLFVADRRTRIWLLSATILSILLAWGKNFEVFNNLMFDYFPGYNKFRSVSMALVIAQLAVPLLAVLALARVLRSRPEVVPAGGHPALTPKAVDTPETADLKRKLLYAVGITAGICVLAFLFGLGADFASPIDGMLQQQGFPLDALRQDRASLMHSDIFRSLVFILLTAGVLWFYLQRKLSATLAVALVGVLTLVDLWSVDKRYLNDSNFQRETVAQQFVPSVADQIILQDKDLSYRVLNADNPFNEANTSYFHKSLGGYHGAKLRRYQDLIERQISTKNPQVLGMLNMRYIITGDQKTPVQRNPGALGNAWFVREIEKVQNPDQEINALSNTNLATTAVVDVSKFPVSKTSYSAEGSTIRLTNYAPDALRYEANAVQDGFVVFSEIYYKDGWNAYIDGKLTPHMRANYVLRALPVPAGKHIIDFKFEPTSYKLGNTVSLISSVVLILALIGTLVYALRQKPEPVLEEQEKLVA; encoded by the coding sequence ATGACAACCGTTACCTCCGGCCCCGCGCCGCTGTGGCGGCGGGTGCTGCCGCACCTGCTGGCCGTCGTGTTTTTCCTGGTGCTGGTCGCCGTGTATTTTTCGCCTATCCTTTTCGATGGCAAAACCTTGTCCCAGCACGATATTGTGCAGTTCAATGGGGGTGCACACGAAGCTGCCCAGTACCGCGAGGTAACGGGCAAGGAGGCCCTCTGGACGAACTCCATGTTCTCCGGCATGCCCACGTACCTCATCAGCACCCGCTTCCCCGGCGACCTGTCCCTGTACCTGCATCAGCTCTTTACCCTGCATCTGCCGGCCGTAGTAGCTAACCTGTTTCTGGCGCTGCTGTGCGGCTACGTGCTGTTTATTGCGCTGGGCGTGCGGCCCCTGCTGGCAACCGTAGGCGCCATTGCACTGGGTTTTACCAGCTACAACCTCATTATTCTGGCTGCCGGACACAATACCAAGTCCCTGGCGCTGGCTTACGCGCCTCTGGTGCTGGCCGGCCTGCTGGTCACCTTCCGGCGCAATAAGCTGCTGGGAATGGCGCTGTTTGCGCTGGGCCTGGCCATGAACCTGCGCTCCAATCACCTGCAGATTACCTACTACCTGCTGCTGCTGGTGCTGGTTTTTGGAGTAGTTGAGTTGATTTTTGCCATTCGGAACAACCGCCTGCCCGATTTCCTGTCCCGCACGGCGTTGCTGGGCGTAGCTGCGCTGCTGGCCGTGGGCGTAAGCTTCGGCCGCCTGTACACCACGCTGGAATACGGCAAGTACAGCATCCGGGGCCGCTCTGAGCTAACCACCCCGCCACCCACGGCTCCCGGCCAGGCGCCGGCTGCCACGGAAGAAGGCGTGGGCTCCGGCCTCGACCGGGACTATGCCTTTGGCTGGAGCTACGGCGTAGGCGAAACCATTACGCTGCTCGTGCCCAACTACTATGGTGGTGCTTCGCAGGGCAAGCTGAGTGAGTCGTCGGAAACGGCCAAGGCGCTGAGCGCACTGGGCGTGCCACCCATGCAGCTGAAGGATTACCTGGCGCAGCTGCCCCTGTACTGGGGTGCCCAGCCCAGCACCAGCGGCCCGGTTTACCTGGGCGCCGGCATTATGATGCTGTTCTTCCTGGGCTTGTTTGTGGCTGACCGCCGCACCCGTATCTGGCTGCTGTCGGCTACTATTCTGTCTATTCTGCTGGCCTGGGGCAAGAACTTCGAGGTGTTCAACAACCTGATGTTCGATTATTTCCCCGGCTACAACAAGTTCCGCTCGGTGAGCATGGCGCTGGTTATTGCCCAGCTGGCCGTGCCGCTGCTGGCCGTGCTGGCCCTAGCCCGCGTGCTGCGCAGCCGCCCGGAAGTAGTGCCCGCGGGTGGTCATCCGGCCTTAACTCCCAAAGCCGTTGATACGCCCGAAACCGCTGACCTCAAGCGCAAGCTGCTGTATGCCGTGGGTATCACGGCCGGTATCTGCGTGCTGGCCTTCCTGTTTGGCCTGGGGGCTGATTTCGCCTCGCCCATCGACGGCATGCTGCAGCAGCAGGGCTTCCCGCTGGATGCCCTGCGCCAGGACCGCGCCAGCCTGATGCATTCGGACATCTTCCGCTCCCTGGTGTTCATTCTGCTGACGGCCGGCGTGCTGTGGTTCTACCTGCAGCGCAAGCTCTCCGCTACCCTGGCCGTGGCCCTGGTGGGCGTGCTCACGCTGGTAGACCTGTGGAGCGTAGATAAGCGCTACCTCAACGACAGCAACTTCCAGCGCGAAACCGTGGCCCAGCAGTTTGTGCCTTCGGTGGCCGATCAGATTATTCTGCAGGACAAGGACCTGAGCTACCGCGTGCTGAATGCGGATAATCCTTTCAACGAAGCCAATACGTCCTACTTCCACAAGAGCCTGGGCGGCTACCACGGCGCCAAGCTGCGCCGCTATCAGGATCTGATTGAGCGGCAGATATCCACCAAGAACCCGCAGGTGCTGGGCATGCTGAACATGCGCTACATCATCACCGGCGACCAGAAAACACCCGTGCAGCGCAACCCCGGGGCGCTGGGCAATGCCTGGTTTGTGCGCGAGATTGAGAAGGTGCAAAACCCCGATCAGGAAATCAATGCCCTGAGCAATACCAACCTGGCTACCACGGCCGTAGTGGATGTGTCGAAATTCCCCGTAAGCAAAACCAGCTACTCGGCGGAAGGCTCTACCATTCGCCTCACCAATTACGCCCCCGATGCCTTGCGCTACGAGGCCAATGCCGTGCAGGATGGCTTTGTGGTATTCTCCGAAATCTATTACAAGGATGGCTGGAATGCGTACATCGACGGCAAACTGACCCCGCATATGCGCGCTAACTACGTGCTGCGCGCATTGCCCGTGCCCGCCGGCAAGCACATCATCGATTTCAAGTTTGAGCCTACTTCCTATAAGCTGGGCAATACGGTGTCGCTCATCTCATCGGTTGTGCTGATTCTGGCCCTGATAGGGACGCTGGTGTATGCCCTGCGGCAAAAGCCAGAGCCGGTACTGGAAGAGCAGGAGAAGCTGGTCGCCTAA
- a CDS encoding DUF4834 family protein produces MVKFLLTLLIISLIIRFVVPVVLRLVVGRFVQKQARRYSQQFGGQTPFEAPFGQPKPNGSTTTGDVRVDYVPPKPAEKPQEFKGGEYVDFEEVK; encoded by the coding sequence ATGGTTAAGTTCCTGCTCACCCTTCTCATTATTTCTCTGATTATACGCTTCGTGGTGCCGGTGGTGCTGCGGCTGGTGGTAGGCCGGTTTGTGCAAAAGCAGGCCCGCCGCTATAGTCAGCAGTTTGGCGGCCAGACACCTTTTGAAGCTCCCTTTGGCCAGCCCAAGCCTAACGGCTCCACTACTACCGGTGATGTGCGCGTGGACTACGTTCCGCCCAAGCCCGCCGAAAAACCGCAGGAATTCAAAGGCGGCGAGTATGTTGACTTTGAGGAGGTGAAATAA
- a CDS encoding FkbM family methyltransferase codes for MKQLRKLLVQALGFERYIRLVSRVYLRLVGAGWGKQKYPELFFLSKIVQPGFVCVDIGANLGYYSVALSRLVGPQGRVLAVEPIPLFQQIWQDNVRLSGYDNLTLLPYALGGENATVQMGTPERDGLLHHGMTKVAASNTQEQYARTYEVPMRVPDELFADLPRLDFVKCDVEGFEYEVFRHMQHTLRRFRPLIQTELNGLENRRQVTALLETLGYKPFVLSKRSDLVPCSPAQLASAVTADFYFQPTNPAAPAAL; via the coding sequence ATGAAACAACTCCGCAAACTTCTGGTGCAGGCGCTCGGCTTTGAGCGGTATATCCGTCTGGTAAGCCGCGTATACCTGCGGCTGGTGGGCGCGGGGTGGGGTAAACAGAAGTATCCCGAGCTGTTTTTCCTGTCGAAAATTGTGCAGCCGGGCTTTGTGTGTGTGGATATTGGCGCCAACCTGGGCTACTATTCCGTGGCGCTTTCCCGCCTGGTTGGCCCGCAAGGCCGTGTGCTGGCCGTAGAGCCTATTCCGCTGTTTCAGCAGATCTGGCAGGATAATGTGCGCCTGAGCGGCTATGACAATCTTACCCTTTTGCCCTACGCCCTGGGCGGCGAAAACGCCACCGTGCAAATGGGCACCCCGGAGCGCGACGGCCTGCTGCACCACGGTATGACCAAAGTAGCGGCCAGCAACACCCAGGAACAGTATGCCCGCACCTACGAGGTGCCCATGCGCGTGCCCGATGAGCTGTTTGCCGATCTGCCCCGTCTGGATTTTGTGAAGTGTGATGTGGAAGGCTTCGAATACGAAGTGTTCCGGCACATGCAGCACACACTCCGTCGCTTCCGCCCGCTTATCCAGACGGAGCTCAATGGCCTGGAAAACCGCCGCCAGGTAACGGCCCTGCTGGAAACGTTGGGCTACAAACCATTTGTGCTGTCTAAGCGTTCTGACCTCGTACCGTGCAGCCCGGCGCAGCTGGCCAGCGCCGTTACCGCTGATTTTTACTTTCAACCCACCAACCCTGCCGCTCCGGCGGCTCTCTGA
- a CDS encoding C40 family peptidase: MKNRILYCLAAASLALSFFFEKAPVTTVGAPVVAEASLFPEYLLTGSDGEAANDRASYRDSVLYQHYSSALGVKLAYTEDKDLLRTVADWMGTPYRFGSNTKRGTDCSGFVTRVFKEVYGVTLQRSSRSMFQNVKRVDKNEMQTGDLVFFRRGPGQPIYHVGIYLKDGKFAHSATNGGVMVSSLNQAYYHRNFYAAGRVAQN; this comes from the coding sequence ATGAAAAACAGAATACTGTATTGCCTCGCCGCTGCCTCTCTGGCTCTATCCTTTTTCTTCGAGAAAGCACCCGTTACTACTGTCGGCGCGCCGGTGGTAGCAGAAGCCTCTCTCTTCCCCGAATACCTGCTCACCGGCTCCGACGGTGAAGCCGCCAACGACAGAGCGTCCTACCGCGACTCTGTTCTATACCAGCACTACTCCAGCGCCCTGGGCGTGAAGCTGGCCTACACCGAGGATAAAGACCTCCTCCGTACCGTAGCCGACTGGATGGGCACTCCCTACCGCTTTGGCAGCAATACCAAGCGCGGCACCGACTGCTCCGGCTTTGTAACCCGCGTTTTCAAAGAAGTATACGGCGTAACGCTGCAGCGCAGCTCCCGCTCAATGTTCCAGAACGTGAAGCGCGTAGACAAAAACGAAATGCAGACCGGCGACCTGGTATTCTTCCGTCGCGGCCCCGGCCAGCCAATCTACCACGTAGGCATTTACCTGAAGGATGGCAAATTTGCCCATTCCGCTACCAACGGTGGTGTTATGGTTAGCTCCCTGAACCAAGCCTACTATCACCGCAATTTTTATGCAGCTGGCCGCGTAGCTCAAAACTAA
- a CDS encoding acyl carrier protein, whose product MIASTSPSSRAIAQQVVRIISKRKAIKPSRLRISSNLSRELGFDTVDVVDIILELERSFHIIIPDEVPISTVGDFVNYVTTHTSEVAA is encoded by the coding sequence ATGATTGCCTCGACGAGCCCTTCCTCGCGTGCCATTGCCCAGCAAGTAGTGCGCATTATCAGCAAGCGCAAAGCCATTAAGCCTTCGCGCCTGCGTATTTCCAGTAACCTCAGCCGTGAGCTGGGCTTCGATACGGTAGATGTCGTGGACATCATTCTGGAGCTGGAGCGTAGCTTCCACATCATCATCCCGGATGAGGTGCCCATCAGCACCGTGGGAGATTTTGTGAACTATGTAACCACCCACACGTCCGAAGTTGCGGCCTAG
- a CDS encoding efflux RND transporter permease subunit, with amino-acid sequence MQDVEKEFGPTSWSINNKTSIYIITVILCIAGIFAYIKLGKEKFPDIVIPRIIVATVYPGTSPTDIENLVTRQLEKEIKSVNGVKKISSTSNQDYCIVDVEFDSGVDVQYAKQLIKDAVDKAGSDLPNDLPTPPTVQEVNLSEMPIMTVNLAGNLPVSQLKKFADDFQDKIEALPEITRVDIIGALEQQVNVDVDLNKLRASRLGFSDIQRAIASENITISGGSIDVGNQKRAVRVAGQYTKASDIADIQVKNLNGAAVRLGDIATVEDAFKDRESYARLDGKPSISLNVVKRQGENLIDASDKIKQIIADSKTNLPKELTITVTGDTSNDTRVTLHDLINTIIIGFLLVTLILMFFMGTTNALFVGLSVPISMFLAFLLIPIFGFSLNMIVLFAFLLALGIVVDDAIVVIENTHRLLHEHPNLDTPRAAKFAAGEVFVPVLAGTLTTVAPFVPLLFWPGIVGSFMYYLPVTLILTLMSSLVVAFIMNPVFAVSFMQREDHHAEDNQPKMSRNFLIAIGIMALIAVLGYVFGSSFTGNLMLTVILFVFLNKFVFVKMIAWFQTRALPRFQNGYASLVRTVTGGTLWRQVAIMAGMIVLFFLSIVAVGIRKPKVAFFPKGDPKFVYTYLKMPVGTRVEITDSVTKVLEKRIYSVIGRNNPDVESVLTNVAIGATDGTEGGAPGVSQSHLGKVGVAFKELSERTGPPTSTYMNKIREVVKGIPGAEVSVDQEASGPPTGKEIAIEVAGDDYVKLAALSKEVIRYINSKNIGGVEQLRSNLEDRNPEIAVNIDRTRANREGISTAQIGMEVRTSIYGSEASKFKTPDDEYPIQVRYAKPYREDVNAIVNAPLTFRDATGQVRQVPISAVADVTYGTTYGGIKRKDVKRVITISSNVLNGFTGPDVVANIQQALKAFPTPPGYTIKMGGAQENQKETSDFLPLAGLGAIGLIFLILVTQFNSFSKPLIILTEVIFSIIGVLLGLAITGMNISIVMTGVGIIALAGIVVKNGILLVEFTDMLRTQGMPLREAIILAGRTRLNPVILTATAAILGLIPLAIGLNIDFYELFNSGNPHFFIGGESVVFWGPLAWTIIFGLSFATVITLVVVPVMYLLNEKIREKVTGRPADGPGAAESADAEELEAATPPVFANY; translated from the coding sequence ATGCAGGACGTTGAAAAAGAGTTTGGCCCCACCAGTTGGTCCATCAACAACAAAACCAGTATTTACATCATCACGGTGATACTCTGTATCGCGGGTATCTTCGCCTATATCAAGCTGGGCAAGGAGAAATTCCCCGATATCGTGATTCCGCGCATCATCGTGGCCACGGTGTACCCCGGCACCTCGCCCACGGACATTGAGAACCTGGTGACGCGCCAGCTGGAGAAGGAAATCAAGAGCGTGAACGGGGTGAAGAAGATCAGCTCTACTTCTAACCAGGACTATTGCATCGTGGACGTGGAGTTTGACTCCGGCGTGGACGTGCAGTACGCCAAGCAGCTCATCAAGGACGCCGTAGACAAGGCCGGCAGCGACCTGCCCAACGACCTGCCCACGCCGCCCACCGTGCAGGAAGTAAACCTGTCGGAGATGCCCATTATGACGGTGAACCTGGCCGGCAACCTGCCCGTGAGCCAGCTGAAAAAGTTTGCCGATGACTTCCAGGACAAGATTGAGGCCCTGCCCGAAATCACCCGTGTCGACATCATTGGCGCCCTGGAGCAGCAGGTGAACGTGGACGTGGACCTGAACAAGCTGCGCGCCTCGCGCCTGGGCTTTTCGGACATCCAGCGCGCCATTGCCAGCGAGAACATCACCATTTCCGGCGGCTCTATTGATGTAGGCAACCAGAAGCGCGCCGTGCGCGTGGCCGGTCAGTACACCAAGGCCTCCGACATTGCCGATATTCAGGTGAAGAACCTGAACGGTGCCGCCGTGCGCCTCGGCGACATTGCCACCGTGGAAGATGCCTTCAAGGACCGCGAAAGCTACGCCCGCCTCGACGGCAAGCCCAGCATCAGCCTGAACGTGGTGAAGCGCCAGGGCGAAAACCTGATTGACGCCTCCGACAAGATCAAGCAGATCATTGCGGATTCGAAGACCAACCTCCCCAAGGAGCTGACCATCACCGTCACCGGTGATACGTCCAACGACACCCGCGTCACGCTTCATGACCTGATCAACACCATCATTATCGGCTTCCTGCTGGTAACGCTGATTCTGATGTTCTTCATGGGCACTACCAACGCTCTGTTTGTGGGTCTCTCGGTGCCCATTTCCATGTTCCTGGCGTTCCTGCTCATCCCCATCTTCGGCTTCTCGCTGAACATGATTGTGCTGTTCGCCTTCCTGCTGGCCCTGGGTATTGTGGTAGATGATGCCATTGTGGTGATTGAAAACACCCACCGCCTGCTGCACGAGCACCCCAACTTGGACACGCCCCGCGCGGCCAAGTTTGCGGCGGGTGAGGTATTTGTGCCCGTACTGGCTGGTACCCTGACCACGGTAGCGCCTTTCGTGCCGCTGCTGTTCTGGCCCGGCATTGTGGGCTCGTTCATGTACTACCTGCCCGTTACCCTGATTCTGACGCTGATGTCGTCGCTGGTGGTAGCCTTCATCATGAACCCGGTATTTGCCGTGAGCTTCATGCAGCGCGAAGACCACCACGCCGAGGACAACCAGCCGAAAATGAGCCGCAACTTCCTCATTGCCATTGGTATTATGGCGCTGATTGCGGTGTTGGGTTATGTATTCGGCTCGTCTTTCACGGGCAACCTGATGCTGACCGTTATCCTGTTCGTCTTCCTCAATAAGTTCGTGTTTGTGAAGATGATTGCCTGGTTCCAGACCCGGGCGCTGCCGCGCTTCCAGAATGGCTATGCCAGCCTGGTACGCACGGTAACCGGTGGTACGCTGTGGCGGCAGGTGGCCATTATGGCCGGCATGATTGTGCTGTTCTTCCTGTCTATTGTGGCCGTTGGCATTCGCAAGCCCAAAGTGGCTTTCTTCCCGAAGGGTGACCCCAAGTTTGTGTACACCTACCTGAAAATGCCGGTAGGTACCCGCGTTGAAATCACGGATTCTGTAACGAAAGTGCTGGAAAAACGCATCTACAGCGTCATTGGTCGCAATAACCCTGATGTGGAATCCGTGCTGACCAACGTGGCCATTGGTGCTACCGATGGTACCGAAGGCGGCGCGCCCGGCGTGTCGCAGTCGCACCTGGGCAAGGTGGGCGTGGCTTTCAAAGAGCTGAGCGAGCGGACCGGCCCGCCCACCAGCACTTATATGAATAAAATCCGGGAAGTGGTGAAAGGCATTCCCGGCGCCGAGGTTTCAGTAGACCAGGAAGCCAGCGGCCCACCCACGGGTAAGGAAATTGCCATTGAAGTAGCCGGCGACGACTACGTGAAGCTGGCTGCGCTGTCAAAGGAAGTGATTCGCTATATCAACTCGAAGAACATTGGTGGTGTGGAGCAGCTGCGCTCCAACCTGGAAGACCGCAACCCGGAAATTGCCGTGAACATTGACCGCACCCGCGCCAACCGCGAAGGCATCAGCACGGCCCAGATTGGTATGGAAGTACGGACCTCGATTTACGGTTCGGAAGCCAGTAAATTTAAGACGCCGGATGATGAGTATCCCATTCAGGTGCGCTACGCCAAGCCTTACCGCGAAGACGTAAACGCCATTGTGAATGCCCCACTCACGTTCCGTGACGCCACCGGCCAGGTGCGCCAGGTACCCATCTCGGCTGTAGCCGATGTGACCTATGGCACCACCTACGGCGGCATCAAGCGCAAAGACGTGAAGCGCGTTATCACCATTTCCTCCAACGTGCTGAACGGCTTTACCGGCCCCGATGTGGTGGCCAACATTCAGCAGGCGCTGAAGGCTTTCCCCACGCCGCCCGGCTACACCATTAAAATGGGTGGCGCGCAGGAAAACCAGAAAGAAACCTCTGACTTCCTGCCCCTGGCCGGTCTGGGCGCTATTGGCCTCATCTTCCTGATTCTGGTTACGCAGTTCAACTCCTTCAGCAAGCCGCTCATTATTCTCACGGAGGTAATCTTCTCCATCATCGGGGTGCTGCTGGGCCTGGCCATTACGGGCATGAACATCAGCATTGTGATGACGGGCGTGGGCATTATTGCGCTGGCCGGTATCGTGGTGAAAAATGGTATTCTGCTGGTGGAGTTCACCGACATGCTGCGCACCCAGGGCATGCCCCTGCGCGAAGCCATTATTTTGGCCGGCCGCACGCGTCTGAACCCGGTTATTCTGACGGCCACGGCCGCCATTCTGGGCCTGATTCCGCTGGCTATTGGCCTGAATATTGACTTCTACGAGCTGTTCAACTCCGGCAATCCGCACTTCTTCATCGGCGGCGAATCGGTGGTATTCTGGGGCCCTCTGGCCTGGACCATCATTTTTGGACTGTCTTTTGCGACGGTTATTACCCTGGTGGTGGTACCGGTAATGTATCTGCTCAATGAGAAGATCCGCGAGAAGGTAACCGGCCGTCCGGCTGATGGCCCTGGTGCTGCTGAAAGCGCTGATGCCGAAGAACTTGAGGCGGCTACCCCACCGGTATTCGCCAACTACTAA